The Mastacembelus armatus chromosome 9, fMasArm1.2, whole genome shotgun sequence genome contains a region encoding:
- the LOC113138566 gene encoding uncharacterized protein LOC113138566 codes for MCCELEESSSWSLSGELEAKESFQVYHIPLNTPSSSGTPPLLEEEIQGLIKDFVDRRSSVLACHPSSRTSSTEGVAGSVEFSQGSSGINDMDGSDIERAEGGSGDVVAIARVMADDEEDTGGVGVSAGGELVSPDSGMTTIRSSRSSKESSVFLSDDSPVGEVGAGGGTAAGPGGLLLRNPSPLGLSSLSPPVPPERRKHRSSRNRNDNFDLFSFDPLHSSEHSMPRGGELASSEVKGDEGERGEGSSSLSELEELSLLDFSATNSLGGLESTISSIDHHGQIHGNEMMDTMVPPTPVNSLVGSRPPSSCGVRFFPEDVVERINGLQHKDSVSSSLSETWDELGFDTQGALASSDNNAWNRTKDSASPQNIADEVGGKQLICDMTETESREEILKSENAHQRAKSLEPQLSLITEQNEFNDNWDPGFVFQDQWNPVTFADLQLTPPEEDISGKFNAGITEKKSSFSRKKSILNTLTPETSKEENEGVQVEKGDKQMDLLDFWTYSAQKGFLKSDSGTTTSYPKSLDMWNMTIRDDSLSPLTTPDNLSENSGSFCGVNPNVVRDTSVESPQRFSDGGMEMWNTTIQEDSSSTITSPEGPENGKDLSHMGSLDTSDSPKTEPSKHLDEEKAVAEERGMCKVLSQGPEEVGWRSNEHNVKIIIEAAGDTTQGDETGDENIQSVQSQQSVTQNLASEDSGDESSPYQSTNIWDLPVPGMVTSTSEYDNIGAGAWSLTSSPETYASPTVDMIQLEGQSSPFIALSKPFQIDERHDQYQKADLLGKTDYQTLVSDKEQPANQVFLFEGTTELCHMTKNVGSSSMTTKSREEEVDSVEESSDQSPFVLVDCSSKTQQLSNVIHSSPREAADTPIQTDPLLSPSHLNWSDLVTDKQDASELALSPHDLPIKMDHSDDGPVIENHGVPNKESNGNVDAKLEDSMSLTSSSGGERDTLKYSPDSLQPGSRDELRSNSDGDSSSGLEMEYIIVSGTVKEAEREWNGRQSKGTRKPMETFSMLSHAATVLQTQAAHREHKENTEQSRQNQTTSGTDCTLCVDTEQNQAVLSTRYQAGLANATEQHMVSEMTSPGQSKPNSGAFNLSDSRTTGYSQAKVEEGNYDDKSSNVPRSVSPSLRYPLDHFLKTREEVYVHSQISMEDSDEGGQSPTAPPPCPTSLVQSPTPAL; via the exons ATGTGCTGTGAGTTGGAAGAGTCTTCTAGCTGGTCTCTTTCTGGTGAACTGGAGGCAAAGGAGAGTTTCCAGGTCTACCACATCCCTCTGAACACCCCCTCATCCTCTGGTACACCTCCTCTGCTGGAAGAGGAGATCCAGGGTCTCATCAAGGACTTTGTTGATCGGCGAAGCTCTGTATTAGCCTGCCACCCTAGCAGTAGGACCTCTTCCACAGAGGGAGTTGCAGGCAGTGTGGAGTTTTCACAGGGATCGTCTGGTATCAATGACATGGATGGTTCTGACATAGAAAGAGCTGAGGGAGGCAGTGGAGATGTGGTGGCAATAGCGAG GGTGATGGCAGATGATGAAGAAGACACAGGAGGTGTAGGAGTCAGTGCTGGTGGGGAGCTAGTGAGTCCTGACAGTGGTATGACCACCATCCGCAGCAGCCGCTCCTCCAAGGAGAGTTCAGTATTCCTAAGTGATGACAGTCCAGTCGGAGAGGTTGGGGCTGGAggaggaacagcagcagggcCAGGAGGACTGCTCCTGAGAAACCCTTCTCCTCTGGGGttgtcctctctctcccctccagTCCCACCTGAGAGGAGGAAGCACCGCTCCAGCAGAAACAGGAATGATAACTTTGACCTGTTTAGTTTTGACCCACTACATAGCAGTGAACACTCTATGCCACGAGGAGGGGAACTGGCAAGTTCTGAAGTAAaaggagatgaaggagaaagaggagaaggaagcTCTAGCTTATCAGAACTTGAAGAACTGAGCTTGCTGGATTTCTCTGCTACCAATTCACTGGGTGGGCTAGAAAGTACAATTTCTTCAATTGATCACCATGGTCAAATTCATGGGAATGAAATGATGGACACGATGGTTCCTCCAACCCCAGTCAACAGCCTGGTAGGTAGTCGCCCACCCAGCAGTTGTGGGGTCAGGTTTTTCCCAGAAGATGTAGTTGAAAGGATCAATGGTCTACAGCACAAGGACAGTGTCTCATCATCCTTGTCAGAGACCTGGGATGAGCTTGGCTTTGACACACAAGGAGCATTGGCCTCAAGTGATAACAATGCCTGGAACAGGACCAAGGACTCTGCGAGCCCACAGAATATTGCGGATGAAGTTGGAGGTAAACAGCTAATCTGTgacatgacagaaacagaaagcagagaagAGATCTTAAAGTCAGAAAATGCCCACCAAAGGGCTAAGAGCCTTGAACCTCAACTTAGTCTGATCACTGAGCAGAATGAATTTAATGACAACTGGGACCCAGGTTTTGTATTTCAAGATCAGTGGAACCCTGTTACTTTCGCTGATCTACAATTGACACCACCAGAGGAGGACATAAGTGGAAAATTTAATGCTGgtatcactgaaaaaaaatcctctttttCAAGAAAGAAATCAATCCTAAACACTTTAACACCAGAAACATCTAAAGAAGAGAATGAAGGAGTCCAAGTAGAGAAAGGAGACAAACAGATGGACCTCTTAGATTTCTGGACATACTCAGCTCAGAAAGGTTTTCTCAAATCTGATAGTGGAACCACCACGTCTTACCCCAAATCTCTAGATATGTGGAATATGACAATCAGGGATGATAGTCTATCGCCCCTTACAACCCCTGACAACTTGTCTGAAAACTCTGGCTCTTTCTGTGGGGTGAACCCCAATGTTGTACGTGACACATCTGTGGAAAGTCCACAAAGATTCTCAGATGGTGGAATGGAAATGTGGAACACCACCATACAGGAAGACAGCTCTTCCACAATAACAAGCCCTGAAGGACCTGAAAATGGAAAGGATCTTAGTCACATGGGATCACTGGATACTAGTGATTCTCCCAAGACTGAGCCAAGCAAACATTTGGATGAAGAAAAAGCTGTAGCGGAGGAGAGAGGTATGTGTAAAGTACTTAGTCAGGGACCTGAAGAAGTGGGCTGGAGAAGCAATGAACACAATGTGAAAATAATCATAGAGGCTGCAGGAGATACAACACAGGGTGACGAAACAGgagatgaaaacatacagagTGTTCAGAGTCAACAGTCAGTCACACAGAACTTGGCATCTGAAGATTCAGGAGATGAGAGTTCCCCATATCAAAGCACTAACATCTGGGACTTGCCTGTCCCTGGCATggtcacctccacctcagaaTATGACAATATAGGTGCTGGTGCATGGAGCCTCACATCCTCCCCTGAGACTTATGCTAGCCCCACAGTAGACATGATCCAGTTAGAGGGGCAGTCCAGCCCATTTATAGCTTTGTCAAAGCCTTTTCAGATAGATGAGAGGCATGACCAATACCAGAAAGCTGATCTATTGGGGAAGACTGATTACCAAACACTAGTTTCAGATAAAGAACAACCAGCCAAccaagtgtttctgtttgaggGAACTACTGAGTTGTGTCACATGACTAAGAATGTGGGAAGTTCAAGTATGAcaacaaaaagcagagaagaggaGGTTGACTCGGTAGAGGAATCCAGCGATCAATCCCCTTTTGTTCTAGTGGACTGCTCCTCCAAAACGCAACAACTTTCAAATGTCATTCATTCCAGTCCAAGAGAAGCTGCTGACACTCCAATCCAGACTGATCCGTTATTATCTCCAAGTCATTTGAACTGGAGCGATCTTGTTACAGATAAACAAGATGCCTCAGAATTAGCTTTATCACCACATGATCTGCCAATTAAAATGGATCACAGTGATGACGGGCCTGTCATTGAGAACCATGGTGTCCCAAACAAAGAAAGCAACGGAAATGTGGATGCCAAACTAGAAGACAGCATGTCTCTGACCTCCAGCTCTGGGGGGGAGAGAGACACACTGAAGTATAGCCCCGACAGCCTTCAGCCAGGTAGTCGAGACGAACTAAGGTCCAATTCTGACGGTGATTCATCGTCAGGACTTGAAATGGAATACATCATTGTGTCAGGCACAGTAAAAGAAGCTGAGAGAGAGTGGAATGGGAGGCAATCGAAAGGGACAAGAAAACCCATGGAAACATTTAGCATGCTGTCCCATGCTGCCACAGTCCTGCAAACTCAAGCTGCACATAGAGAGCACAAGGAGAACACAGAACAGAGTAGACAAAATCAAACGACCAGTGGTACTGACTGTACACTTTGTGTAGATACAGAGCAAAATCAAGCTGTCCTATCCACTCGTTACCAAGCAGGTCTTGCTAATGCCACTGAGCAACACATGGTGTCAGAAATGACCAGTCCTGGTCAATCCAAACCTAATTCTGGAGCATTTAATCTATCAGATTCAAGAACGACAGGTTACAGTCAAGCAAAAGTAGAAGAAGGAAACTATGATGATAAGTCAAGCAATGTGCCCAGAAGTGTGTCTCCATCATTGAGATATCCATTGGATCACTTCCTGAAAACCAGAGAGGAGGTTTATGTCCATTCACAGATCTCAATGGAAGACTCAGACGAGGGTGGGCAGTCGCCCACTGCACCTCCACCATGTCCTACTTCTTTGG TTCAGTCTCCCACACCAGCTCTTTGA